The DNA window GGCGCCACCGAAGGTGCGCCGGCGGCTGGCACGGCCGAAATGATCGTCGACATCACGACGACCGGCGCGACGCTGGCTGCCAACGGTCTGAAGGTGCTCGACGACGGCGTGATCCTGCGCAGCCAGGCCAACCTCGTGGCATCCAAGGACGCCGACTGGTCGAGCGAGGCCCGCGAGACCGCGCGCGTCATCCTCGATCACATTGCGGCCCGCGCGCGCGCCAGCAAATACCGCGAAGTCCGTACCCGATTTACCGGCTGCGACGCCGCATTGCTGGCCGAGGCCCATAACCGTTTCGGCGTGGTCTCGCCGTTCGGCGGACCGACGTCTTCGGGAATGGTGACGCTGCACTGCCCGCCGGCGCAGCTTTACGCGCTCGGCAGCTTTCTGCGCGCCCACGGCGCCGACACGGTGTCGGTGGCGTCGCTCGACTACGTGCTTGACCGCGACAACCCGCTGTTCGCCCGGCTTGAGGCCTTCCTGCAACAGTGAGGCAGCGCGCCGAGGTCCATCACCGTGGCGACAACGCGCGGCGATTGCCATATGCTGTTCTTTGGAACGGTTGGAACCTGATCGATGCTGCTGGGTAGCGATGTCTCTAGCCTGTCAACCACTGCCGCCAATGCCGCGGCACAGGGGTTGTCGATCGTCGTGCCCCTGTACAACGAGGCGGCCGGGCTGGCGGCTCTGCACGAGCGGCTCGGCGAACTGGCAAAGGTGCTCAGGCAACGCTACGGCCTCGCCTGCGAGGTCGTTTATGTCGACGACGGCAGTGCGGACGAGACGCTCACCATCGCGCGCGGGCTGGCGGCCGACACGCTCGATGTTCAGGTGGTGTCGCTGTCGCGCAATTTCGGCAAGGAAGCCGCGCTGATGGCGGGACTGGACCATGCCCGCCGCGGCGCCGTGCTGTTCATGGATGGCGATGGTCAGCATCCGCCGGATCTGGTCGAGAAGCTTGTCGGCCACTGGATCGATGGCGGCTACGACGTGGTCTACACCGCCAAGGCGCATCGCGACAACGAATCGTTGCTGCGGCGGCTTGCAGTACACGGCTTCTACGCGCTGATCAATTGGGGCGCGCGGCAGAAGATCCCCGAAGATGCCGGTGACTTCCGCCTGCTGTCGCCGCGCGCGGCGGCGGCGCTGCGGCAGCTTCCCGAGCGCAACCGTTTCTTCAAGGGGCTGGCGAGCTGGATCGGTTTCCGCCAGATCCGCGTCGACTACGAACCCGCCGCGCGCGCGCACGGCATGACGACCTTCAGCCCCGGCCGGCTGGTCGGGCTTTCGATCGAAGGCCTGACGTCTTTCTCGGTGGCGCCGCTGCGCGTTGCGAGCCTGCTCGGCGTGTTGCTCGCCACAGGGGCCTTTCTGTTCGGACTTTCGATCCTGTGGGAAACCTGGACCACCGGAAAATCGGTTCCCGGCTATCCCTCGCTGGTGGTCGGCCTGATGACCATCGGCGGCGTGCAGCTCATCATGATCGGCATTGTCGGCGAATATATCGGCAAGATCCTTTCCGAGCTGAAGGCGCGTCCGATCTATTTCGTGGCCGAACACACCGAGAAACGCGTCGCGACGAAGACGAGCCCCGGCGAAAGCGAAAGGACCGCCGCCGAATGAGCGACGCCGCGCCGCGCCGCATCTGGCTGTGCGCCGACGATTACGGTATCAGTCCCGGCGTCAACCGCGCCATTCGCGATCTGATCGGCCGCGGCCGTCTCAATGCGACCTCGGTCATGATGGTCGGACCTTCGATCGGCCGGGACGAAGTCAGCGCGCTTCGCTCCGTGGTCGCGAACAGTCCGCGTTGCTGCATCGGGCTGCACGCGACGCTGACGGCACCGTTTCGGCCGCTGACGATGCATTTTCAGCCGCTCGATGGCGGCATGTTCGTGAGCTTTCCGAAACTGCTGCGCGCGGGTTTGCTGGGGCGGCTCGATCCCGAAATCATCCGTGCCGAATTGATGGTGCAACTCACGGCCTTCAGCGGAATGTTTGGCCGCGCCCCGGATTTTGTCGACGGTCACCAGCATGCGCAGCTGTTTCCGGGGGTGCGCGACGCATTTCTGACGGCGGTGAAGGAAGCCGCGCCCGACGCCTGGGTTCGCCAGGGCGGACGCCATGCGCCGCTGGCGCGCCGGCTCGGCTCACCCAAGGCGTTGTTCCTCGACATCCTGAGCGCGCGTTTCCGCCGCCGCGCGGCACGGGCCAACATCACCTTCAATCCGGCATTCGCCGGCGCCTATGATTTTTCCCGGCAACCCGATTTCGGTGACCTGATGCGGCAGTTTCTCGAGGATCTGCCGGAGGGCGGTCTCATCATGTGCCATCCCGGCTTCGTCGACGACACCCTGGTCAGCCTCGATCCGCTGACCTTCCACCGCGAACATGAACATGCTTTTCTCGGCGGCGAGCATTTCCCGCGCCTGCTGGCGGCAAACAAGGTCACATTGGGCTGACAGCCGTCAAAGCCCCCGGGGTGTCTTTGTCACATAGATTTAATGCCGCCGGGCACTACTTGCGACACAAAGCGCCCCTACATCCCGTGGGCGCTTCGGGAGCGAGGAGAAAGCCATGACACCGCAAGAACGCCAGATGATCGACGATCTTTTCGACCGCGTCTCGAAGCTGGAGAGCGCGCCGCGCGATCCGGACGCCATGGCCGCGATCTCGCAAGGCTTGCGCCAGGCGCCCAACGGCGTTTACGCGCTGGTGCAGACCGTGCTGCTCCAGGATGAGGCGCTGAAGCGCGCCAACAGCCGAATCCAAGAGCTCGAGGCCGCCAGCGCGCCGGCGCAAAACCAGTCCGGCGGCGGATTCCTCGATTCGATGCGCGAATCGGTCTTCGGCCATGACCAGCCGCGCGGCTCGGTACCCAACGTCCGCCCGCCCGAAAGTCCCAGCCGGCCGGTATGGAACAGTGGCCAAGTAATGCAGCAGGCGCAGTCGCCCGGCCAATATAA is part of the Bradyrhizobium erythrophlei genome and encodes:
- the hisG gene encoding ATP phosphoribosyltransferase; protein product: MTAPFVLAVPSKGRLQEQAEAFFTRAGLTLAKPRGARDYRGTISGLDNVEIAYLSASEIASQLARGAVHLGITGEDLVRESIVDADKRVALIDSLGFGSANVVVAVPQAWIDVRTMADLDDVTTGFRAQHNRRMRVATKYINLTRTFFASHGVVDYRIVESAGATEGAPAAGTAEMIVDITTTGATLAANGLKVLDDGVILRSQANLVASKDADWSSEARETARVILDHIAARARASKYREVRTRFTGCDAALLAEAHNRFGVVSPFGGPTSSGMVTLHCPPAQLYALGSFLRAHGADTVSVASLDYVLDRDNPLFARLEAFLQQ
- a CDS encoding glycosyltransferase family 2 protein, whose protein sequence is MLLGSDVSSLSTTAANAAAQGLSIVVPLYNEAAGLAALHERLGELAKVLRQRYGLACEVVYVDDGSADETLTIARGLAADTLDVQVVSLSRNFGKEAALMAGLDHARRGAVLFMDGDGQHPPDLVEKLVGHWIDGGYDVVYTAKAHRDNESLLRRLAVHGFYALINWGARQKIPEDAGDFRLLSPRAAAALRQLPERNRFFKGLASWIGFRQIRVDYEPAARAHGMTTFSPGRLVGLSIEGLTSFSVAPLRVASLLGVLLATGAFLFGLSILWETWTTGKSVPGYPSLVVGLMTIGGVQLIMIGIVGEYIGKILSELKARPIYFVAEHTEKRVATKTSPGESERTAAE
- a CDS encoding ChbG/HpnK family deacetylase encodes the protein MSDAAPRRIWLCADDYGISPGVNRAIRDLIGRGRLNATSVMMVGPSIGRDEVSALRSVVANSPRCCIGLHATLTAPFRPLTMHFQPLDGGMFVSFPKLLRAGLLGRLDPEIIRAELMVQLTAFSGMFGRAPDFVDGHQHAQLFPGVRDAFLTAVKEAAPDAWVRQGGRHAPLARRLGSPKALFLDILSARFRRRAARANITFNPAFAGAYDFSRQPDFGDLMRQFLEDLPEGGLIMCHPGFVDDTLVSLDPLTFHREHEHAFLGGEHFPRLLAANKVTLG